A stretch of DNA from Catenulispora acidiphila DSM 44928:
GAACTCCTGCGCCGCCGGACCCATGTTGGAGGACCAGCCCAGCCACGCCGAGTGCGCGATGTCCACGTAGTTGTAGACGTTGGAGATCGCGTGCAGCTTGTTCAGGGCGTATTCGACCCCGGACTCGTAGAACGGCGTCGCCGTCGCGCACGCGGACTTGCTCTGGTTGGTCACCGCGTTCGGCAGCGAGTCCGGTTCGACGATCGCGACGATCCGGATGCCGGAGTACTTCGGGTCGGCCAGGATCGCCGAGATCGGGTCGATGTACTGCGACTCGTACTCGGTCAGGCCGGCGGCGGTCGCCGGGATCTCGCCGTTGGAGGCCAGTGCGGCGCAGTCGCGCCCCGGCAGGTCGTAGATGACGACCTCGAAGGTGATCGGAGTCCCCGCCTTCTGCTGGCTCAGCGCCTGATCCAGATGCCACTGCAGACCGTGGTGCACGCTGTCGCCGGTGCCGGTGATGGCCGCGATCCGGTCCATCCAGACCGCGGTCGCGTAGCCGGCCATCTTCGACTCGGAGGCTGCCAGAGCCGGGTTCGACGACTGGTCGGCGGCCGCCTGGGCGTTGACCTCGCCGGCGTAGTCCGGGCTCAGGTACTGCGAGGCGCCCACGAACGGGTTGGCCACGTGCCCGCCTCCGCCGCCGCCGGTCGACGGGGTCGTCGAGGGCGTGGTGGACGGCGTGGTGGAGGGCGTCGTAGACGGGGTCGTGGACGGGGTCGTGCTCGGCGTGGTCGTCGGCGTCGTGGACGGCGTGGACGGCGTGGTCGTCGGCGTCGTCGGCGGCGGAGTGGTCCCGCTGCACGTCATCCCGTTGACCGAGAACGACGTCGGCGCCGCGTTGGTCCCGGAGTAGCCGAAGTTCCCCGCCGGGGTCACGGTTCCGCCGGAGGCCACCGCGCCGTTATAGGACGCGTTGGTGACGGTGACCGTCTTGCCGGACTGGTTCCAGGTGCCGTTCCAGCCGTTCTGCAGCGTCTGGTTGCCGGCGTAGGAGTAGCTGAGCGTCCAGTTCGTCCACGCCGGACCGTTGTCGGTGATGACCACCTGCGCGCCGAAGCCGCTCCCGGAGTCCCACGTCGTGGAGTACACCGCGGTGCATCCGGCGGCGGTCGCCGCGTTCGAGCTGGTCGTGGTCAGCGCCGCGAGCCCGCCGGCCACCCCAAGCGTCACACCGGCTGCCACGAAGGCACTGGTGAGGCGTCTGGCTCTGCCGGTGGCGCTGGGTGAGCTTTGTCCCATGATCCTCTCCTCTCTGCTGGTTGTCCCAGGCTCCGAAGAGCCCTGATATGCGAGCCCTCCTGGGTTCGAGGGCGCGGCGGCGGAGCCGTCCCCACCGCGGGACGGATGTCAGTGCTCGGCGATGCTCAGCCGGAGTCGCGCACCACCAGCTCGGTGGGGAACACCGTCGCCGGGGGCATGTCGACCTCCCCGATGAGCCGCCTGGTGAGATGCCGGGCCATCGCCTCTCCCATGTCCTCCACGGGCTGGCGGACGGTGGTCAGGCGCGGATCGGTGTGCAGGGCCAGCGGCGCGTCGTCGAAGCCGACGACCGCGACGTCGTCCGGGACCCGGCGTCCGGCCCGCCGCAGGGCGCGCAGGGCGCCCAGGGCCATCAGGTCGGACGCGGCGAACACCGCGTCCAGGTCCGGGTGGTGCTCCAAGAGCCGCTGCATCGCGTGCTCCCCGGAGGTCGGGGTGAAGTCGCCGTAGGCGATGGTGCCCACGGCGTCGGCTTCGGCGATCGCGTCGCGGTAGCCGGCCCGGCGGTCG
This window harbors:
- a CDS encoding glycoside hydrolase family 6 protein is translated as MGQSSPSATGRARRLTSAFVAAGVTLGVAGGLAALTTTSSNAATAAGCTAVYSTTWDSGSGFGAQVVITDNGPAWTNWTLSYSYAGNQTLQNGWNGTWNQSGKTVTVTNASYNGAVASGGTVTPAGNFGYSGTNAAPTSFSVNGMTCSGTTPPPTTPTTTPSTPSTTPTTTPSTTPSTTPSTTPSTTPSTTPSTTPSTGGGGGGHVANPFVGASQYLSPDYAGEVNAQAAADQSSNPALAASESKMAGYATAVWMDRIAAITGTGDSVHHGLQWHLDQALSQQKAGTPITFEVVIYDLPGRDCAALASNGEIPATAAGLTEYESQYIDPISAILADPKYSGIRIVAIVEPDSLPNAVTNQSKSACATATPFYESGVEYALNKLHAISNVYNYVDIAHSAWLGWSSNMGPAAQEFAKVARATTAGFASVDGFISNTANYTPTTEPFLPNSTLQVGGNPLDSAKFYQYNPYFDEYDYDQAMYSQLVGQGFSANIGMLIDTSRNGWGGPNRPTALNSSPTTVDTYVAANKVDQRSFRGDWCNQNGAGVGSRPTVQPYGASNHIIAYVWIKPPGESDGDYPSASHSHGDPHCDPAGTNTDGNGGTYSTGSIPGYDVPAGQWFAAEFQQEVENAYPAM